The Providencia sp. PROV188 genome includes a region encoding these proteins:
- a CDS encoding anthrax toxin-like adenylyl cyclase domain-containing protein: MPKPNIELRFSQETLLINLKEFDNKGKIANFFRGEKSQSRLSHLKKMVTWDGVDYSMSDGYCYGFSNEFLSYSSIGQGNDYLNKLNELINIIDDKTEYKNAYDKVRAKSLKMHASVLFNEYLKDVIYTHRIETDSSVIHANLSYRYVTPIEGKSFLEYMSHSIDEGIESYKKYREKNKNKQQYADNLKELQKIKLHQFYDALEIEFSQIEKRNNPLAQDPWFKQFHERFSSRKNEIAKNFDINDANFSQEMILKSLDFDNYKIQKENNRKNGVSLDLDNHNYNGRESYRSEINLSEFIHKISSHTNKSQEILLFEFKAVNHSMALVVNYNQKTQSWDYNFFDPNYGIFKYYDEASFKAFIIDFVDKQADYYGFLRKENGDFGIGYSSFYKNEFQRAPLKNLNIENIKLTESLLLAEGKETVYLDNNKKNKLIYQEFFLENEFVKIKADLNGKKYFIFTDILDVAELKTRINDNLETLSKISGDIVISQNESKVYSVSSNFDVIKLKNVVTSAPSLHASSHNYANINLKLEPLSTPEKNKNIGIPIEHQKAFSLVADRENIIIGFRPVDEKSSSLMQSGHYSSKGLAIKGKSADWGPHSGFIPVEQRFAKSSGRAESKKYNSYVQDSLAEGKGVSVILEITSERINELQQYKTISSPTTINKNGDIQVTSVLDGSEFHFILKKLTRDGVDTWQVYYQDNGEIKPLYVVGDPKTGKAMTADYDLFSIIFPISELEHYVKVSEMPTWAEWKASVNYDELTPRQKALYTNEAEYNKYEGRDNGITNNRIKEIKNKLNKELGRTDGMELIHHGADDANPASVMKENFPITFFPPKKLKIRNALTGFFEAISIYFPMNAFGAIIIYNVKELSNFQQLLINQGYRVPLNKKWSIGDLKQYFDPQKKISSSFIEGRAELARKKSLANQFELNVDVAAIHQQRQHYDNEMERQLGKPVAQLDTGFDDIYLQHMTQNHSEFLAGERSPTTYSIDQWQDPMSRYQEAKKQNTEMISSVKPTKYDYNVIIQLGGDDISAWSTAYAFSKHPDDSMVVQFDIQTKQYKVLQGDVERLKTGKVRWITVGHGKYYGQHQPTTYVGKSAQQYVDGLRYLKRQISNTHNPDKLVMLGCNLSRGGVNENFAMKAVSLFAEHNMHMPVTAYNRNINNDYLGTKFIAPTGDLNESTSTDGYKFVYQYHPETQQIRVNRQSSTLFFINEVRRGELSISQLNDYTEPDHFSAFRDPDTRNLDLNLLKKVIYNPEAYRLFVGELKKMGGELPDNFYRDFTKKLNQEGMTSIPLWKMVDKTRIQKLSSPTSTVTDSNLTVIIRLTGDGNGRQLAESWAAKNPYNTLIFQMDAEAKKWTIEYGEASIASLVESQKKVDWLLIGDGETLRTSNINLVSGLVAVKQKYPFAAPDHILYHSMSKGMITEAAEHRSFTSELEATLKQHGFETKVLSKFTHERGASSTTKGQQIQALFEKVALGEQDLNAIRLTDHPYLADDFTNEHGNFDQRKFKIALHDPFVNAEYNQSLNKDKTQLRSWLSESTEPDLQLSHPRQAIKMQRLLLAIKNDLSVLNNLSDHSIELLKSLFPAGDGIDKGKILDLVTDHNKFMLFSDKLEGLSQISDNHFDGENASLKGLSFSEALDAYENSQTQRLKQYNQLLNYQNQMEAGYHSGLINHGIIRSDKPAQSIDQTLGAVYAIEYHLTDSYAARNFLEQKAQLEWAKQQGILTDSGEVLLDKIQQYEQDINTRVKNSGVTIADQSISTLFFTKADSVNGIVFLKGKMTSYTVIYVKRNGVYEFSLFDPQGIQFTSENASLQTAKHQFKQHLKNYFNQTIELADGQSISRGASAGFQLTSDGDFRADLQFINLEDSELKEALSEPLNQRTLIMEQAEFNSTQNRWVELNGEKIAFSKLQHLGATIDGKPISHGDMALPNLHKNIRFSPEKLAMYFTLMDGNKDDIAFIKIFYEQLSSGDIYQLVKRDANFNESGLLKKQFKYLANDVDIQQEAISSSTLKKLRQVGMQLPLFHRIANRFGQSMGGAGAIQSLIGAYSILNRLDNPDITAEQAKELEKQLYLLCGSAFFNYGDMIIQPLMLNVASNKGTTSLVRARVAAGVVVIFNLVGMGIDAYQAYDNLSKLDSVTDPKQRQDLIVNASFSIVSAVVNGVTVIAVLVGASTVPVAGLVVGGFLLVGGWIYNGVRAVENIKAVIDIDWDRELEEGIRGALGLEPTLRSQQEMSTQLYINAFKEQEWQMDLAQFRNGILQAGFDHHLTVIEKPTYENEPRYYLVDDYGNHFYGTLANEYHGMHTWGLRYTQKGAPSFTAEEVDFILANQVIRDTTWYRNLRKFYANHGWNLRKNFSPRKKAKEVIDQKRTGSVPTHERYYLNSAYNNPLLDEFQTRHRISSGDVTLSLKDQLDKSNPEQLSFYSKKREFGVLGQQILQENERLESEHLVNNKKGISLYLKNPHSRGTSWNTGNGNDLLIGHQEQKNAFQVLSGEKYFAGGNKDDLFYIRDSSLTSLRSRDDNKPTKYLDGQQGQDTVVVDGLPEGYDVHANLALNSLHYKHQFTHQFISVAHLQSIENILIKGNSNDRLRGNDMANILDGGLGKDLLIGEGGNDKLILTQGTAVGGQGDDSYHIRRFDWTTDVDNLYLTNRYWDRKLKAVKTKTTLNPIYQHNHQQYHVKVVIDESSQSQSIVSLAYSLNEIKQVYLQDNNLYLVISLPSSKVDDFTYSNVESSVTIVLNNVTTVSQGQQKANHTYRLHTKDGFVMTSQIKVLDEGMPTQFFNISYIQENDQLTSSDGKSVKIDETLNAITINQNRHHIAPSWGWFTPVGRAENLVYQGDDKNNLLSLISSGSYIHASRGIDTYQIVHAEDERSTITFDFASVNGQFTADDKVILLLPTDNGYALSMEGLTLYSKDKFGQRQLAINFVNVDDKLTDVILIQDRNSNMFSLDLQTQSLMPLKPVSKSSDSADEIILPVGYLSERHIIDGKDGDDIIINRSLASYILIGGEGDDNIKAIDGNNVLYGGAGDNFLSGGEGDDLLLSSQGNDTLMGEAGNDHYVIDGNHSGTVYLEDNLGDNHIHLINFKPQVIKDASGEIQYHLYVSQAGKIVKIKPPTDGSNASVTVHHYEQLDAEYFSSAKNGMTPLVDYLSAQQDLAKQSGRLATWKPVSELAETLKGMAKPLKQTTGNDAILIKTPSEHFLIDTLDGDDEIVDESSQGRVIKGGNGNDKLICFDGENVLYGGEGDDTLLAKGMGRDVLISLTGNDKLSGEKGDDLYIVSGHGQGNVAIHDFEGRNQVALIDFKIDAIRYQEVSPTIVETTYQSYSGRTVTLRHNNHQGSMANVTQVSHINNHQKLSQQNVDLKIDRLVQLLAEQRIEHESNLENQSKKNSPVPHWGAVSTTEYFLNVL, translated from the coding sequence ATGCCAAAGCCAAATATTGAGTTGAGATTTTCACAAGAAACGTTATTAATTAATTTAAAAGAGTTTGATAACAAAGGGAAAATCGCGAATTTTTTCAGAGGCGAAAAATCGCAAAGTAGGTTGAGTCACTTAAAAAAAATGGTGACATGGGATGGTGTGGATTATTCCATGTCAGATGGCTACTGTTATGGGTTTTCAAATGAGTTCTTATCTTATAGTTCAATAGGCCAAGGGAACGATTATCTTAATAAGTTAAATGAATTAATAAATATTATCGATGATAAAACAGAATATAAAAATGCTTATGATAAAGTCAGAGCTAAATCATTAAAAATGCACGCAAGTGTACTATTCAATGAGTATTTAAAAGATGTGATATATACTCATAGAATCGAAACTGATTCATCCGTTATTCATGCAAATTTATCGTATCGGTATGTTACGCCAATTGAAGGGAAGTCTTTTCTGGAATATATGAGTCATTCGATTGATGAAGGTATCGAATCATATAAAAAATATCGTGAAAAAAATAAAAATAAGCAACAGTATGCAGATAATCTTAAAGAGCTTCAAAAAATAAAATTACATCAATTTTACGATGCGTTGGAAATCGAATTTAGCCAGATTGAGAAACGTAATAATCCATTGGCCCAAGACCCTTGGTTCAAGCAGTTTCATGAACGATTTTCTAGCCGGAAAAATGAAATAGCGAAAAACTTTGATATTAACGATGCGAATTTTTCTCAAGAGATGATCTTAAAGAGTCTTGATTTTGATAACTATAAAATTCAAAAAGAAAACAATAGGAAAAACGGAGTTTCATTAGATTTAGATAATCATAATTATAACGGTAGGGAGAGCTATCGTAGCGAAATTAACCTCAGTGAATTTATTCATAAAATTTCTAGCCATACGAATAAAAGTCAAGAAATATTATTGTTTGAATTTAAGGCTGTAAATCATTCCATGGCATTGGTAGTAAATTACAACCAGAAAACGCAATCATGGGATTACAATTTCTTTGATCCTAATTATGGTATTTTTAAATACTATGACGAAGCAAGCTTCAAGGCATTTATTATCGACTTTGTTGATAAACAGGCAGATTATTACGGTTTTTTAAGAAAGGAAAACGGTGATTTTGGTATCGGTTACTCATCATTTTATAAAAATGAATTTCAAAGAGCACCTTTAAAAAATCTTAATATTGAGAATATTAAGCTGACAGAAAGCTTGCTTTTAGCTGAAGGGAAAGAAACTGTTTATCTCGATAACAATAAAAAAAATAAGTTGATATATCAAGAATTTTTCTTAGAGAATGAATTTGTTAAAATTAAAGCGGATTTAAATGGGAAAAAATATTTTATCTTCACTGATATACTCGATGTGGCAGAATTGAAAACACGAATAAATGATAATCTGGAAACGTTATCTAAAATATCAGGTGATATCGTTATTTCTCAAAACGAAAGCAAAGTGTATTCCGTTAGCAGTAACTTTGATGTGATTAAATTAAAAAATGTAGTAACTTCCGCACCAAGTCTTCATGCCAGTAGTCATAATTACGCGAATATCAACTTAAAACTTGAACCATTATCAACGCCGGAAAAAAATAAAAATATCGGGATACCCATTGAGCACCAAAAAGCTTTTTCACTAGTAGCAGATAGAGAGAATATTATTATTGGTTTTCGTCCGGTAGATGAGAAATCGAGTTCATTGATGCAATCCGGTCACTATAGTAGTAAAGGGCTGGCGATAAAAGGAAAGAGTGCAGATTGGGGACCTCACTCAGGATTTATACCTGTCGAACAGAGATTTGCTAAATCATCAGGACGGGCAGAAAGCAAAAAATATAATAGTTATGTCCAAGATTCGCTGGCGGAAGGCAAGGGTGTTTCGGTGATATTGGAAATAACATCTGAGCGTATTAACGAACTCCAACAATATAAAACCATTTCATCACCAACGACTATAAATAAAAATGGCGATATTCAGGTTACTTCTGTTCTTGATGGAAGTGAATTCCATTTTATATTGAAAAAATTAACTCGAGATGGAGTGGATACTTGGCAAGTATATTATCAAGATAATGGTGAAATTAAACCACTTTATGTTGTTGGTGACCCTAAAACGGGGAAAGCCATGACCGCAGATTATGATTTATTCAGTATTATTTTCCCAATTTCAGAGCTGGAACACTATGTCAAAGTGAGTGAAATGCCAACTTGGGCAGAATGGAAAGCCAGTGTGAATTATGATGAGCTAACTCCACGTCAGAAAGCGTTATATACCAATGAAGCGGAATATAATAAGTATGAAGGTAGGGACAATGGCATCACTAATAACAGAATTAAAGAGATCAAAAATAAGCTAAACAAGGAGCTTGGCCGCACAGATGGTATGGAGTTAATTCACCATGGTGCGGATGATGCAAACCCGGCAAGTGTCATGAAAGAAAACTTTCCGATTACGTTTTTCCCACCTAAAAAATTAAAGATACGAAATGCCTTAACAGGTTTCTTCGAAGCGATATCCATCTATTTTCCGATGAACGCCTTTGGCGCCATTATTATTTATAATGTAAAAGAACTATCAAATTTTCAGCAGCTACTAATCAACCAAGGTTATCGTGTTCCATTAAATAAAAAATGGAGTATAGGGGATCTTAAGCAATATTTTGATCCCCAAAAAAAAATATCAAGCAGCTTTATTGAAGGGCGTGCTGAGTTGGCGCGGAAAAAAAGCTTAGCCAATCAATTCGAGCTTAATGTGGATGTTGCGGCAATTCACCAACAGCGTCAGCACTACGATAATGAAATGGAGCGACAACTCGGCAAACCCGTCGCTCAATTAGATACAGGATTTGATGATATTTATCTTCAGCATATGACGCAGAATCATTCTGAGTTCCTCGCCGGGGAGCGATCTCCGACAACCTACTCAATTGATCAGTGGCAGGATCCTATGTCGCGATATCAAGAGGCTAAAAAACAAAATACGGAAATGATCAGTTCCGTAAAGCCGACGAAGTATGATTACAATGTGATTATTCAGCTTGGAGGGGATGATATCTCTGCATGGTCGACGGCGTACGCATTTTCTAAACACCCCGATGATTCAATGGTGGTGCAATTTGATATACAAACCAAGCAATACAAAGTGTTGCAAGGGGATGTCGAACGGCTAAAAACAGGAAAAGTACGTTGGATCACGGTGGGACACGGTAAATATTACGGCCAGCATCAGCCGACAACGTATGTAGGGAAATCTGCGCAGCAGTATGTTGATGGCCTGCGGTATTTAAAGCGCCAAATATCAAATACTCATAATCCCGATAAATTGGTGATGCTAGGATGTAATTTAAGTCGTGGAGGCGTTAATGAAAACTTTGCGATGAAAGCTGTCAGCCTATTTGCCGAACATAATATGCATATGCCAGTAACGGCTTATAATCGGAATATTAATAATGATTATCTAGGAACAAAATTTATTGCGCCAACGGGTGATCTTAATGAATCCACGAGTACCGATGGCTATAAGTTTGTTTATCAATATCACCCTGAAACACAGCAAATTCGTGTCAATCGGCAATCGAGCACACTGTTTTTTATCAATGAAGTGCGCCGTGGCGAATTATCCATAAGCCAATTAAACGACTATACCGAACCTGACCATTTCTCTGCATTTAGGGATCCTGATACGCGAAATTTAGATCTCAATCTCTTGAAGAAAGTGATTTATAACCCTGAAGCTTACCGATTATTTGTCGGCGAGTTAAAAAAAATGGGTGGGGAATTACCCGATAATTTCTATCGTGATTTTACGAAAAAATTAAATCAAGAAGGAATGACGTCTATCCCATTATGGAAAATGGTTGATAAAACACGTATACAAAAACTATCCAGCCCGACATCGACTGTCACAGACTCAAATTTAACGGTCATTATCCGCCTTACTGGTGATGGAAATGGTCGCCAACTTGCAGAAAGTTGGGCAGCGAAAAATCCATATAATACGCTGATTTTTCAAATGGATGCAGAGGCGAAAAAATGGACTATTGAATACGGTGAGGCTTCGATTGCCTCATTAGTAGAGAGCCAAAAAAAGGTGGATTGGCTGCTGATAGGTGATGGTGAAACCTTACGTACATCAAATATAAACTTGGTTTCAGGACTAGTTGCGGTTAAACAAAAATACCCATTCGCGGCACCAGACCATATTCTATATCACTCCATGAGTAAGGGGATGATCACCGAGGCTGCGGAACATCGCAGCTTTACTTCTGAGCTTGAAGCGACGTTAAAACAGCATGGGTTCGAGACTAAGGTGTTGTCGAAATTTACTCATGAGCGAGGAGCGTCATCCACAACAAAAGGGCAACAAATTCAAGCGTTGTTTGAAAAAGTAGCACTAGGAGAACAGGATCTCAACGCGATCCGTTTGACAGACCATCCTTATTTAGCAGACGATTTTACGAATGAGCACGGGAATTTTGACCAACGAAAATTCAAAATTGCACTTCACGACCCGTTCGTCAATGCAGAATATAACCAATCGCTGAACAAAGATAAAACTCAGCTACGTTCATGGTTATCGGAGAGTACTGAGCCGGACCTGCAATTGTCTCACCCGCGACAAGCAATAAAAATGCAAAGGTTGCTGTTAGCCATTAAAAATGATTTGTCGGTATTAAATAATCTGAGTGACCACTCAATTGAGTTACTTAAATCTCTATTTCCTGCAGGTGATGGGATTGATAAAGGAAAAATATTAGATTTGGTTACTGACCATAATAAATTTATGCTTTTTAGTGATAAATTAGAGGGGCTTAGCCAGATTAGTGATAATCATTTTGATGGGGAAAACGCGTCCCTGAAAGGGCTTTCATTTTCAGAGGCATTAGATGCTTATGAAAATAGCCAAACTCAACGTTTGAAACAATATAATCAGTTATTGAATTATCAAAACCAGATGGAGGCGGGATATCATAGCGGTTTAATTAATCATGGAATAATTCGCTCAGATAAGCCGGCTCAATCTATCGACCAAACTTTAGGTGCTGTATATGCCATTGAATATCATCTGACAGACAGTTATGCCGCGAGAAATTTCTTAGAGCAAAAAGCACAACTTGAATGGGCTAAACAACAAGGTATTTTAACGGACTCTGGTGAGGTATTGCTGGATAAAATACAGCAATATGAGCAGGATATAAATACGCGAGTTAAAAATAGTGGGGTCACGATTGCTGATCAATCAATCTCAACACTATTTTTCACTAAGGCTGACTCGGTAAATGGGATTGTATTCTTGAAAGGGAAAATGACCAGCTATACCGTTATTTACGTGAAACGCAATGGTGTTTATGAATTTAGTTTATTTGACCCTCAAGGCATCCAATTTACCAGTGAAAATGCCTCTCTTCAGACAGCAAAGCATCAATTTAAACAACATTTAAAAAACTATTTTAATCAAACGATAGAACTTGCTGATGGACAATCTATTTCTCGGGGAGCTTCGGCAGGATTTCAGTTAACTAGCGATGGCGATTTTAGAGCCGATCTTCAATTTATCAATCTTGAAGATAGTGAATTGAAAGAGGCGCTATCTGAACCGTTAAATCAGCGAACATTAATTATGGAACAGGCGGAGTTTAATTCGACCCAAAATCGTTGGGTTGAATTAAATGGAGAAAAAATAGCCTTTTCTAAATTACAGCATCTCGGCGCGACAATAGATGGAAAGCCTATTTCTCATGGAGATATGGCATTACCTAATCTGCATAAGAATATACGCTTTTCACCTGAAAAATTGGCGATGTATTTTACGTTAATGGACGGGAATAAAGATGATATTGCGTTTATAAAGATATTTTATGAACAATTAAGTTCAGGGGATATTTATCAATTGGTGAAACGTGATGCAAACTTTAATGAGTCTGGACTGCTTAAAAAACAATTTAAATATTTAGCAAATGATGTAGATATTCAACAAGAGGCTATTTCATCATCTACATTAAAAAAACTTCGGCAGGTAGGTATGCAATTACCGTTATTTCACCGGATTGCTAATCGCTTTGGGCAAAGCATGGGGGGGGCCGGGGCTATCCAGAGCCTCATAGGGGCTTATTCAATTTTAAATAGATTGGATAATCCAGATATCACTGCTGAACAAGCTAAAGAGTTAGAGAAGCAGCTGTATTTACTTTGTGGCTCTGCTTTTTTTAATTATGGCGACATGATAATACAGCCATTAATGTTAAATGTTGCTTCAAATAAAGGTACGACTTCTTTAGTTAGGGCAAGGGTCGCGGCAGGTGTTGTCGTTATTTTCAATTTAGTTGGGATGGGTATCGATGCTTATCAAGCCTACGATAATCTTTCTAAGTTAGATAGTGTAACTGATCCTAAGCAGCGCCAAGATTTAATTGTTAATGCGTCATTTTCGATTGTTAGTGCGGTGGTGAATGGTGTCACGGTTATTGCTGTACTCGTAGGCGCTTCCACTGTCCCTGTGGCGGGATTAGTCGTTGGGGGGTTCTTACTTGTTGGTGGCTGGATCTATAACGGTGTTCGTGCTGTCGAAAATATTAAAGCAGTGATTGATATTGATTGGGATCGTGAATTAGAAGAAGGGATTCGTGGGGCGTTAGGACTAGAGCCCACGTTACGTAGCCAACAAGAAATGAGTACCCAGTTATATATCAATGCATTTAAAGAACAAGAGTGGCAAATGGATCTTGCACAGTTTAGAAACGGTATTTTACAAGCCGGTTTTGATCATCATTTGACGGTTATAGAGAAACCCACTTATGAAAATGAACCCCGATATTATTTAGTTGACGACTACGGTAATCATTTTTATGGGACTCTAGCAAATGAATATCATGGTATGCACACTTGGGGATTACGTTATACACAAAAAGGTGCACCATCGTTCACTGCGGAGGAAGTCGATTTTATTTTGGCAAATCAGGTAATAAGAGATACTACATGGTATCGAAATTTAAGAAAATTTTATGCTAATCACGGATGGAATCTGAGGAAAAATTTTAGCCCGCGTAAAAAAGCTAAAGAGGTTATAGACCAAAAGCGTACAGGGAGTGTGCCAACCCACGAACGCTATTATTTAAATTCCGCCTACAATAATCCACTACTTGATGAATTTCAAACTCGTCATCGTATATCAAGTGGTGACGTTACATTATCGTTAAAAGATCAATTAGATAAATCGAACCCTGAGCAGTTGAGCTTCTATTCAAAAAAAAGGGAGTTTGGTGTATTAGGGCAGCAGATATTGCAAGAAAATGAGCGACTAGAAAGTGAGCATTTAGTTAATAATAAAAAAGGTATTAGCCTTTATCTTAAGAACCCGCATAGCCGAGGAACGAGTTGGAATACAGGGAATGGCAATGACTTGCTTATCGGCCATCAAGAACAAAAAAATGCCTTCCAAGTTCTTTCTGGGGAGAAATATTTTGCGGGGGGAAATAAAGACGACCTGTTTTATATTCGGGACAGTAGTTTAACGTCACTTCGTTCCCGTGATGATAATAAACCAACAAAGTACCTAGATGGTCAGCAAGGACAAGACACTGTCGTGGTCGATGGCTTACCTGAAGGTTACGATGTCCATGCCAATTTAGCGTTAAATAGTTTGCACTATAAACATCAGTTTACACATCAATTTATTTCGGTTGCCCATTTACAAAGTATCGAGAATATCCTCATCAAAGGAAATAGCAATGACCGGTTACGTGGCAATGATATGGCTAATATTCTTGATGGTGGATTGGGTAAAGATTTACTTATTGGGGAAGGTGGTAACGATAAACTGATTTTAACCCAAGGAACGGCAGTGGGCGGTCAGGGCGATGATAGTTACCATATCCGACGTTTTGATTGGACGACGGATGTGGATAATCTTTATCTGACGAACCGTTATTGGGATAGGAAACTAAAAGCAGTCAAAACAAAAACGACGCTTAACCCAATCTACCAACATAACCATCAACAGTATCACGTAAAAGTGGTTATTGATGAGTCCAGCCAATCTCAAAGCATTGTTAGCCTAGCGTATTCACTGAATGAAATAAAACAGGTCTATCTTCAAGATAATAACTTGTATCTCGTCATTTCGCTGCCTAGCTCCAAGGTGGATGATTTTACTTACAGCAATGTTGAGAGTTCGGTAACGATTGTCTTGAATAACGTGACTACGGTGAGCCAAGGTCAACAAAAAGCCAACCATACTTATCGGTTACATACGAAAGATGGTTTTGTGATGACCAGCCAGATCAAAGTGTTAGATGAAGGGATGCCGACTCAATTCTTCAATATTAGCTATATTCAAGAAAATGACCAACTCACAAGTTCGGATGGTAAATCAGTCAAAATTGATGAAACGTTAAACGCCATTACCATCAACCAAAATCGCCATCATATAGCTCCAAGTTGGGGATGGTTTACGCCAGTTGGGCGAGCGGAGAATTTGGTGTATCAGGGGGATGATAAGAACAATCTATTATCACTGATTAGTTCTGGAAGTTACATTCATGCCAGCCGCGGAATAGATACCTATCAAATCGTACATGCGGAAGATGAGCGTTCGACAATCACCTTTGATTTTGCATCGGTTAATGGGCAATTTACGGCAGATGATAAAGTCATCTTACTTCTGCCTACCGATAATGGTTATGCATTGTCAATGGAGGGGTTAACGCTATATAGCAAGGATAAATTCGGTCAGCGGCAATTAGCGATTAATTTCGTCAATGTTGATGACAAATTGACCGATGTTATTTTGATTCAGGATAGAAACAGCAATATGTTTTCATTAGATTTGCAGACTCAGAGCCTTATGCCACTGAAACCTGTTTCTAAGAGTAGTGACAGTGCCGATGAAATTATTTTACCAGTAGGCTATCTGTCTGAGCGGCATATCATTGATGGGAAAGATGGCGATGACATTATTATCAATAGAAGCCTAGCCAGTTACATACTGATAGGTGGTGAAGGGGATGACAATATCAAAGCTATTGATGGTAATAATGTGTTATATGGTGGCGCCGGAGACAATTTTTTGAGTGGTGGTGAAGGCGATGACTTATTGTTGTCAAGTCAAGGAAATGACACCTTAATGGGGGAGGCGGGGAATGACCACTATGTTATTGATGGAAACCATTCTGGTACTGTTTATTTAGAAGACAATCTCGGTGATAACCACATCCATCTAATTAACTTTAAACCACAAGTGATTAAGGATGCCTCAGGGGAAATACAGTATCACCTTTATGTTTCTCAAGCGGGAAAAATCGTCAAAATCAAACCGCCAACCGATGGCAGCAACGCTAGTGTTACTGTGCATCACTATGAGCAATTAGATGCGGAATATTTCTCTTCGGCAAAAAATGGAATGACACCATTAGTAGACTACTTATCCGCTCAACAGGATTTAGCTAAACAGTCTGGTCGATTAGCAACCTGGAAGCCAGTGAGTGAATTAGCTGAAACATTAAAGGGAATGGCTAAACCATTGAAACAAACCACAGGAAATGATGCCATCTTAATAAAAACACCTAGCGAACACTTTTTGATAGATACGTTAGATGGCGATGATGAAATTGTTGATGAATCCTCCCAAGGGCGCGTGATCAAGGGTGGGAATGGGAATGATAAACTGATTTGCTTTGATGGTGAGAACGTTCTGTATGGTGGGGAAGGTGATGATACTTTACTGGCAAAAGGTATGGGGCGAGATGTTCTGATTTCGTTAACTGGCAATGACAAGCTTTCCGGCGAGAAAGGCGATGATCTCTACATTGTGAGTGGTCATGGGCAAGGAAATGTGGCCATTCATGATTTTGAAGGGCGTAATCAAGTGGCTCTGATTGACTTTAAGATAGATGCTATCCGTTATCAGGAAGTATCTCCTACTATTGTGGAGACAACCTATCAGTCATACAGCGGAAGAACGGTCACGCTACGCCATAATAATCACCAAGGCTCGATGGCTAATGTGACGCAGGTGAGCCACATAAACAATCATCAGAAACTCTCACAACAGAATGTGGATTTAAAGATTGATCGTTTGGTTCAACTGCTTGCAGAGCAGCGGATTGAGCATGAAAGCAATTTGGAAAATCAATCTAAAAAGAATTCGCCAGTGCCTCATTGGGGCGCGGTGTCGACAACGGAGTATTTTCTTAACGTTCTGTAA